From a single Phaenicophaeus curvirostris isolate KB17595 chromosome 8, BPBGC_Pcur_1.0, whole genome shotgun sequence genomic region:
- the HENMT1 gene encoding small RNA 2'-O-methyltransferase isoform X1, whose protein sequence is MDKEFQEEQFTGITKFTPPLYKQRYQFVKDLVEKHKPKKVADLGCADCTLLWILKRCSCIEVLAGLDVCATVMKKNMHRLSPLPGDYLQPAERSLTVTLHHGSVAHKDPCMLGFDLVTCIELIEHLEESELKKFPEVVFGFMAPSIVVITTPNAEFNPLLPGLILSRHPDHKFEWNRAQFESWALETARSYDYSVEFTGVGHPPTGMEDVGFCTQIGVFVRKRPQTIESVQSEEPTEAVYQTIFQAVYPSLKDEKYLQNAVVNEVIFRAQIIKQSLLGCLIPEPEEYSDDLIETELEFQPSVDCFSEHLETLVVENSMEPFVDGNVVYIPLTTIFSFPNVNRLCGTFEKFCELIAGKVTLSSDGSALMLSTEYENEEY, encoded by the exons ATGGATAAGGAATTTCAAGAAGAACAGTTTACAGGAATTACTAAGTTTACACCTCCTTTGTACAAACAACGCTACCAGTTTGTTAAAGATTTAGTGGAGAAACACAAACCTAAGAAG GTGGCAGATTTAGGCTGTGCTGACTGTACACTTCTCTGGATACTGAAACGCTGCAGTTGTATCGAAGTGTTAGCTGGTCTAGATGTGTGTGCAACTGTAATGAAAAAGAACAT GCATAGGCTGTCTCCTCTTCCTGGTGATTATTTGCAACCAGCTGAAAGATCCCTGACTGTTACCTTGCATCATGGTTCGGTTGCCCATAAAGATCCTTGCATGCTCGGCTTTGACTTGGTGACATGTATAGAACT AATAGAGCACCTGGAAGAATCAGAACTAAAGAAGTTTCCTGAAGTGGTGTTTGGCTTCATGGCTCCAAGCATAGTTGTGATCACTACTCCAAATGCTGAATTTAACCCTTTGCTTCCAGGATTGATATTATCCAGGCATCCAGACCACAAATTTGAATGGAACCGAGCACAGTTTGAAAGCTG GGCTCTAGAGACTGCTAGAAGCTATGATTACTCAGTGGAATTTACTGGTGTAGGACACCCACCAACAggaatggaggatgttggaTTTTGTACCCAAATAGGTGTGTTTGTTAGAAAACGTCCTCAAACTATTGAGTCTGTTCAGTCTGAGGAACCTACCGAAGCTGTTTACCAAACG ATCTTTCAAGCAGTGTATCCAAGTCTTAAAGATGAGAAGTACCTGCAGAATGCAGTGGTCAATGAAGTTATTTTCAGAGCACAAATAATTAAACAAAGTCTGCTGGGCTGTTTAATACCAGAACCTGAGGAGTATAGTGATGATCTTATTGAGACGGAACTGGAATTCCAACCTTCAGTGGACTGTTTTTCAGAGCATCTTGAAACACTGGTTGTTGAAAATAGCATGGAACCATTTGTGGATGGAAATGTGGTTTATATACCTCTTACAacaatcttttcttttcccaacgTGAATCGGCTTTGTGGTACCTTTGAGAAGTTCTGTGAGCTTATTGCAGGCAAAGTCACACTGAGCAGCGATGGTTCTGCTTTGATGCTCAGTACAGAATATGAAAATGAAGAGTACTAG
- the HENMT1 gene encoding small RNA 2'-O-methyltransferase isoform X2, with protein MDKEFQEEQFTGITKFTPPLYKQRYQFVKDLVEKHKPKKVADLGCADCTLLWILKRCSCIEVLAGLDVCATVMKKNIIEHLEESELKKFPEVVFGFMAPSIVVITTPNAEFNPLLPGLILSRHPDHKFEWNRAQFESWALETARSYDYSVEFTGVGHPPTGMEDVGFCTQIGVFVRKRPQTIESVQSEEPTEAVYQTIFQAVYPSLKDEKYLQNAVVNEVIFRAQIIKQSLLGCLIPEPEEYSDDLIETELEFQPSVDCFSEHLETLVVENSMEPFVDGNVVYIPLTTIFSFPNVNRLCGTFEKFCELIAGKVTLSSDGSALMLSTEYENEEY; from the exons ATGGATAAGGAATTTCAAGAAGAACAGTTTACAGGAATTACTAAGTTTACACCTCCTTTGTACAAACAACGCTACCAGTTTGTTAAAGATTTAGTGGAGAAACACAAACCTAAGAAG GTGGCAGATTTAGGCTGTGCTGACTGTACACTTCTCTGGATACTGAAACGCTGCAGTTGTATCGAAGTGTTAGCTGGTCTAGATGTGTGTGCAACTGTAATGAAAAAGAACAT AATAGAGCACCTGGAAGAATCAGAACTAAAGAAGTTTCCTGAAGTGGTGTTTGGCTTCATGGCTCCAAGCATAGTTGTGATCACTACTCCAAATGCTGAATTTAACCCTTTGCTTCCAGGATTGATATTATCCAGGCATCCAGACCACAAATTTGAATGGAACCGAGCACAGTTTGAAAGCTG GGCTCTAGAGACTGCTAGAAGCTATGATTACTCAGTGGAATTTACTGGTGTAGGACACCCACCAACAggaatggaggatgttggaTTTTGTACCCAAATAGGTGTGTTTGTTAGAAAACGTCCTCAAACTATTGAGTCTGTTCAGTCTGAGGAACCTACCGAAGCTGTTTACCAAACG ATCTTTCAAGCAGTGTATCCAAGTCTTAAAGATGAGAAGTACCTGCAGAATGCAGTGGTCAATGAAGTTATTTTCAGAGCACAAATAATTAAACAAAGTCTGCTGGGCTGTTTAATACCAGAACCTGAGGAGTATAGTGATGATCTTATTGAGACGGAACTGGAATTCCAACCTTCAGTGGACTGTTTTTCAGAGCATCTTGAAACACTGGTTGTTGAAAATAGCATGGAACCATTTGTGGATGGAAATGTGGTTTATATACCTCTTACAacaatcttttcttttcccaacgTGAATCGGCTTTGTGGTACCTTTGAGAAGTTCTGTGAGCTTATTGCAGGCAAAGTCACACTGAGCAGCGATGGTTCTGCTTTGATGCTCAGTACAGAATATGAAAATGAAGAGTACTAG